A window from Vibrio cortegadensis encodes these proteins:
- a CDS encoding ABC transporter permease, translating into MYSLYWTAFCSLLTKEVNRFTRIWVQTLVPPAITMTLYFIIFGNLIGARIGEMNGFSYMEYIVPGLIMMSVITNSYSNVASSFFSAKFQKNIEELLVAPVPNYVIIAGFVMGGVVRGLLVGTIVTFVSLFFVDLQVDHWGVIIATVFLTSIVFALGGLINAVFARTFDDISIIPTFILTPLTYLGGVFYSISLLPEFWQGVSKLNPIVYMVNAFRYGFLGVSDVGIVTSFTVLGVFIVALYAVAHYLVTKGIGLRS; encoded by the coding sequence ATGTACAGCTTATATTGGACCGCTTTTTGTAGCTTATTAACGAAAGAGGTGAACCGATTCACTCGTATTTGGGTGCAAACTTTGGTTCCGCCAGCAATCACTATGACACTCTACTTCATCATTTTCGGTAACCTGATTGGTGCTCGAATCGGTGAAATGAATGGCTTTAGCTATATGGAATACATCGTCCCTGGTTTGATCATGATGTCGGTGATCACCAACTCGTATTCGAATGTCGCCTCCTCATTTTTTAGTGCTAAGTTCCAAAAAAACATCGAAGAACTACTGGTGGCCCCGGTTCCAAACTATGTCATTATCGCAGGTTTCGTGATGGGGGGAGTCGTACGAGGTTTACTTGTTGGTACGATCGTAACATTCGTTTCACTGTTTTTTGTCGATCTACAAGTTGATCACTGGGGTGTCATCATTGCGACGGTTTTCTTAACGTCGATTGTGTTTGCGCTTGGTGGATTAATTAATGCGGTATTTGCACGAACGTTTGATGATATCTCGATTATTCCAACCTTTATTCTGACACCGTTGACATACTTGGGTGGGGTTTTCTACTCAATCAGTCTGCTGCCTGAATTCTGGCAAGGCGTGTCTAAATTGAACCCGATAGTCTACATGGTTAATGCATTCAGATATGGCTTCTTGGGTGTTTCAGATGTAGGTATTGTGACGTCTTTTACGGTTCTGGGTGTGTTTATTGTGGCTCTTTATGCAGTGGCTCACTACTTAGTGACAAAAGGCATTGGTTTACGCAGTTAA
- the panC gene encoding pantoate--beta-alanine ligase, whose amino-acid sequence MQTFAEITALREQIKQLKRDGRTIAFVPTMGNLHEGHLTLVRKAREHADIVIVSIFVNPMQFERADDLTNYPRTLEDDLSKLNGEAVDLVFTPTPEIMYPGGLDKQTSVEVPGLSQMLEGVSRPGHFRGVSTIVTKLFNIVQPDVACFGEKDYQQLAVIRQMTIDLALDIKIIGVPTVREMDGLALSSRNGLLTIDQRQRAPVLARTMRWISSAIRGGRDDYASVIEDASDQLRAAGLQPDEIFIRDASTLQAVSAESSQAVILMSAFLGQARLIDNQVLDLAAEVKEPETTEEKAE is encoded by the coding sequence ATGCAAACTTTTGCTGAAATAACCGCTTTACGCGAACAGATCAAACAGTTGAAGCGTGATGGACGAACCATTGCTTTTGTTCCCACTATGGGCAACTTGCATGAAGGGCATCTTACCTTAGTGCGCAAAGCTCGTGAACATGCCGATATCGTCATCGTGAGTATTTTTGTGAATCCTATGCAGTTCGAACGTGCAGACGATTTAACAAACTACCCACGCACGTTAGAGGACGATTTAAGCAAACTTAACGGCGAAGCGGTCGATCTCGTCTTTACTCCGACGCCAGAGATCATGTACCCAGGCGGTTTGGATAAACAGACCTCTGTTGAAGTGCCTGGCTTATCACAAATGCTGGAAGGTGTTTCTCGTCCGGGTCATTTCCGTGGTGTTTCCACCATAGTGACGAAGCTATTCAACATCGTTCAACCCGATGTCGCTTGCTTTGGCGAAAAAGATTACCAACAGCTTGCTGTGATACGTCAAATGACGATTGACCTTGCGTTAGATATCAAAATTATTGGTGTACCAACAGTCCGTGAAATGGACGGCTTAGCGCTTAGCTCACGTAATGGCTTACTGACCATTGATCAGCGCCAGCGAGCTCCTGTGTTAGCGAGAACCATGCGCTGGATAAGCAGTGCTATCCGTGGTGGCCGTGATGATTACGCTTCTGTGATTGAAGATGCGAGCGATCAACTACGTGCCGCAGGCTTACAACCAGATGAAATCTTCATTCGTGATGCGAGCACTCTACAAGCGGTATCAGCGGAAAGCAGCCAAGCGGTAATTTTAATGTCCGCATTCTTAGGTCAAGCTCGTTTAATTGATAACCAAGTTTTGGATCTAGCTGCGGAAGTAAAAGAGCCGGAAACCACAGAAGAAAAAGCAGAGTAG
- the panB gene encoding 3-methyl-2-oxobutanoate hydroxymethyltransferase, producing MKKITINDLIKCKQEGRKFATSTAYDASFAQLFESQEMPVLLVGDSLGMVLQGKNDTLPVTVEDIAYHTKMVRAGSPNCLLMSDMPFMSYATPEQACENAATLMRAGANMVKIEGGRWLVETVEKLTERAVPVCAHLGLTPQSVNIFGGYKIQGRDQEQADKMVSDALALQNAGAQIVLLECVPASLAERITKACNVPVIGIGAGNVTDGQILVMHDMFGISANYMPKFSKDFLAETGDMRKAVAKYIADVQQGTFPDDAHTIA from the coding sequence ATGAAAAAAATCACCATTAATGATCTAATCAAATGCAAGCAAGAAGGCCGCAAGTTTGCGACATCAACAGCCTATGATGCAAGCTTTGCTCAACTGTTTGAAAGCCAAGAGATGCCAGTATTATTGGTTGGCGACTCTTTAGGAATGGTACTGCAAGGTAAGAATGATACTTTGCCAGTGACGGTTGAAGATATTGCTTACCATACTAAAATGGTTCGAGCTGGTAGCCCTAACTGTCTATTAATGTCAGACATGCCATTCATGAGCTACGCGACACCTGAACAAGCTTGCGAGAACGCAGCAACCTTGATGAGAGCTGGCGCTAACATGGTTAAGATTGAAGGTGGTCGATGGTTAGTTGAAACCGTAGAGAAACTAACAGAACGCGCTGTCCCTGTTTGTGCTCACCTCGGTTTAACGCCTCAATCTGTCAATATTTTTGGTGGCTACAAGATCCAAGGTCGTGACCAAGAACAAGCAGATAAAATGGTATCTGATGCCTTAGCATTGCAGAATGCTGGAGCCCAAATCGTATTACTAGAATGCGTTCCTGCATCACTTGCTGAACGCATTACCAAAGCGTGTAATGTACCTGTTATCGGCATTGGTGCTGGCAACGTCACCGATGGTCAGATTTTGGTAATGCACGATATGTTCGGGATTTCAGCGAACTATATGCCAAAATTCTCTAAAGATTTCTTGGCTGAAACTGGAGACATGCGTAAAGCTGTCGCGAAGTACATTGCTGATGTGCAACAAGGGACTTTCCCTGATGACGCACACACCATCGCTTAG
- the folK gene encoding 2-amino-4-hydroxy-6-hydroxymethyldihydropteridine diphosphokinase: MITTYIAVGSNLTDPVSQANRAIDALRLLPKSELVKASMLYSSTPMGPQDQPDYINAVVEIQTELTPLELLDCTQAIELEQGRVRKDERWGPRTLDLDIILYGNEVIDSERLVVPHYGMKEREFVLYPLAEIAPSLQLPDGERLADLLTVVDQNGLSIWRS, translated from the coding sequence ATGATCACAACGTACATTGCTGTAGGCAGCAACCTTACCGATCCGGTATCTCAAGCAAACCGTGCGATTGATGCGCTAAGGTTACTGCCTAAATCTGAGTTAGTGAAAGCCTCTATGCTATACAGTAGCACACCCATGGGGCCGCAAGACCAACCAGATTACATCAATGCTGTTGTTGAAATTCAAACCGAATTAACGCCACTTGAACTGCTCGACTGCACACAAGCGATTGAGCTAGAACAAGGGCGTGTCCGTAAAGATGAGCGCTGGGGTCCAAGAACCTTAGATCTCGATATTATCTTATACGGCAATGAGGTGATCGATTCCGAGCGTCTAGTCGTTCCGCATTATGGAATGAAAGAGCGTGAATTCGTGCTCTACCCGCTTGCTGAAATCGCACCAAGTTTACAACTCCCTGATGGCGAGCGACTTGCCGATCTATTAACAGTCGTTGACCAAAATGGACTCAGTATTTGGCGTTCATAA